The DNA region CTGGAGCAGTCCGCTCAGCAACGCGGGTACAAGTGGATGTCGGTGTGCGTCTATGCGTTCTGCCCCCAGTACGCGTACGACCTCGGATCCGATGTTGTTCTGCTCGAGCGAAACATTGACGAGGTCAGTGGGATGAGCCCCGGTCTCGCAATGGTCCGAGGCGCAGCGCGACAGAACGACGGCCGCCAATGGGGAATCGACATCTCGACATATCGTTACTGGAATGGCGGTCCGACCACGTTCGACGACAACGGTCGACTTGTGACCGGCTGGTCTCCGTCGGTGTTCGAACGGAGTATGTATGCGGCCTTCATGGCCGGCGCCGATGTGATCCTCAACGAGGCAGCCGTGTACGGATACGGAGCAGCGGAGAGGGGCCGCAACCCCCTCGGTGTAGTGGTGGGTGACTTTGCCGATTTCAGCATGCGCCGGCATCCGGACCGCGGCATCCCCGAGGTACCGATGGCCATCCTGCAGGACCATTTCTCCGGCTACGAGCCGCAGTTCGGCGAATTCGACCAGTACCCACACAAGTGGTATCGCAAGAACCCCTACACGCAGGGTGATCGCATGCTCAGCGGACTGCTCGAGGTTGCGTACCCCGGCTACAGATCTTGGGGAACCATTGTGCCGAACGCCCCGTGGCGGGTTGCCGGTCCCGACGGGACGTTGGATACGCAGGCCACCCAGGCCGCCTATCGCCGGGCTTTGGCGGCAGGGGACGCCGACCCGCGGATCTGGGAGCCGATGGGAAGCACGCGGTGGGGTGAGTCGATCGACGTGATCACCGACCGGGCGCGGCTCGACACGCTGCTCCGCTACCGGATCGTGGTCCTCGCGAACAGCGGGCCCACTGCTCCGGATCTGCACGCAGACCTCACGGAGTATGTGCGGCGCGGCGGCACGGTCGTCGTGAACGCGAGTCAGCTTGTACCAGGCCCTGATCCGTTGACTGGTGTTCAGATTTCAGCCGAGCGACGACCCGCCGACGGTGTTCTGTGGTCTGACGGCACGGTCATTCCAGAGAGCCCCTTCAATTATGTGCGGATCGTACCGGGAAGAGATGCCGAAATCGTTGCGACGACGACCGACGGGTCGCCGGCCATCATCGGCCACAAGCTCGGTGCCGGCTCGGTCTACCTGACGACGGCGGACCGACTGCTCGACGCGACGGGAAGGGACTTACTGGCGTCCGGCCTGAGGCTCCTCGACGAACGACAGGCCGATGTCGCGACAGTCAGGGTGGAAGGGCCGCCGCTGCAATATCTCGTGAACAAGGTCGGCACATCCACCGTCGTGACGTTGATCAATACCGATGTCGGAGGGTCAACGTGGCAGGGCAGGTTACGTTTTCGCACCGATGCCGGATCCGCGCACGTCAACGAGTGGACGGCCGACGCGCCGGTAGAGAGCCTTGTGGGTGCAGAGGAGGTCGTCGTGGATGCGACCGTCCCCCCGTTCGGCGTGCGCGTGTACGGGATACAACCGGGACGTTGACCTACTCGCCTGGGGAAACGTGTTTGATCAGCGACTTCACCGTTGTGGGTAGAGCCTTGCTGGCGAGCTTGCGTAGTGGGCTCTGATTGAAATTACCAGGAATGTAATTCAGAGGGACGCTGGCCCGGGTTCCCGGCACGGTCTCGTCGACTGGCTCGATGACACGATAGAACGACTCATACGTAGGCCAGTCGTAGTCGACGATCCAGGTCCAGCAGTCGTTTTCCAGATACAGGGCCCTCAGTCTGTGAGCCAGAGCCTTATCGGTCTGGCGCATAGAGGGATTGCCATCCAATGAATGTGCACACTTCGACATCAGTTGGATACTCTTGTTACTCACATAACTGTTCACATAGAGATCGAATCCGATCTTTTGCTTTAGTCTCGCCAGCGTTCGAAAGACTTGGACATGTTCTTCATGTCCGTACTCGCCCCACGGGTTGTGTGTGACTACCAAAGATTCGTGGGTCAGCTCCCCCTCGAGAACACGCAGGAGTCTCGTTGCGTTCTTCTCATAGACCGAGCTTCGGCCCCGCGGTAGCTCCAGCCCTGAATCGACCTGCTTCGGGTTGCCCCAGTCGGCGGTCGCGAATGCGTCGGACTCTCTCAACTTCAAGAATCTGACCTTGGTAAGAGGATACTCTTCCATCAGGGCGCTCCTGCCGCTGTCCCAACGCTGTTGAGAAGTGAACGATGCGCCGAAGCAGACCAGAACACCTTTACAGTGGCTCAATATCGAACTGAACCAGAGGATTTCGTCGTCAGGATGGGCGACGACTAGAATGGCATTCTGAAAGTTCATTATCAAAAGACCATACAGTTCCTGAACTGCTTACGGCACCTTCGGTATGCGGTCACTATTGGCAAGACGTCCGTGAGTGCCTTCGTCGCTCTGCTGGCCATTCGGGCTGGTCGCGGTGTGCACCGGAACCTCTTGCCGAACTTGTGATCTCGTAGGTTGGCCCTGGAGTTCCGGATCCGTGGCAGGCAACGCCCGCTTCCGCTTTGGCCCTGCCGAGAACGCACAGCCGAGCACACGTGCCGATACCGCTCGCAGAGCTGCGAGAGCATCGTTGACGTCTGAAGCAGAAGTACGGCCGTGCTTGACGACGAGCAACGCGGCGTCGCACGCGCGAGCGAGCACACTCGCATCGGCCACCGGCAACAATGCCGGCGAGTCGATCAAGATCACGTCGTAACGACTCTCGACTTCATTGAGCATCAATTCGATTGAACCGAGTAGCTCGCTCGGGTTTTCCGGTATCGGCCCACTCGTGAGGAGATCGAACAGGCCGCCCCGCCACGACTGGACTGCCTCTTCCAGCCGGCAATCGCCATGAAGGACTGTGCTGAGGCCGAGCGGCGGATCTACGCGAAGGAAATTGCCGACGCGGGGCTGGCGCAGGTTTGCATCGATGAGAAGGACCCGGTCGCCCTCCAGACCGATCGCGGCGGCGAGGTTGCACACGATTTGTGTCTTTCCCTCCCCTGCAACCGCGCTCGTCACGAGCATGCTTCTGCAGCTGCTACCCAAACCGGCCGAACGAAGGTTTACCCGTAGTTGGCGCACAGCTTCCGCGATCTGCCCCCGCGGTTCATCAGGAAGGATGCTTGCGCTCCGCGACCGCTTGTCGTCTGGGATGGTCCCGAGCAGGGTCAGCCCCGTGAGTTCCTCCAGATCTTCCCGGGTGCGCACCGACTTGTCGAGGTTGCGCCGGATGAGGGCAGCCATGAGCCCGAGGAAGGTGCCGACCAGCCCGCCCACGACGACATCGAGCTTGAGGTTGGGAGATGACGGCGTCGTTGGCACCTCAGCGGGGGCGACCACCCGCAATGTCGTGACCGTCGAGAGTCGTCGATCGCGTGGTCGCTCAAGCTCTTCGACGAGGATGGAGGTCTTCTCGGCGAGGGTGTTGGCCACCATCGCGGCGCGTTCCGGGGACGAATCGGTGACCTTGACGACCAACGTCGGGTTTCCGGCGCTGGATTGAACGGTGATTGCGCTCGCATCGATTGGGCCGCAACCGGGTTGGCAAGGGCCGGTCGTGTCGTTGGCGACCTCGTCGAGGACACGCCCACTGAGCATCAACTGGGCGTAGGCGCGGGCCTTCTGCTCAGCAAGCAGGGCCCCTTGATACACCTGGCCGGGTTCGCCGCCACCTTCGATTGCGGAGAAGTACAGCGTGGTGCTCGCGACGTAAGAGGGGACGGTGGTCAGTGCAATCCATTGACCCGCCAGCATCCCGAAGACCAGGCCGGCAGCGATCCACCATTTCCCGTGACTCAGAAGCTGCAGGTTCTCACGCATAGACAATTGAGATCCCCCTTCCGTCTTCACCGACTCGATCGCTGCGACCGCTTCTGCAAAGACAGCAATGACAAGATAATTAGCCATAGGCGACGTAGAACTTGGCATGCTCCCGTGACTTCGTCACGCTAACATCGGCCAATGCTCTTGACAAGAAAAACTTGCGAGGCCGTCGATTTGGTTGGCCATCCGGATCGTCATTTTCCGAATAAGGCGCCAGCTCAACCGGATATATGTTGTCCTTCGCAAAAATTAGCGCAGCTACTTCCCGTCCTCTGGATGGACGAGGGTAGGGGTTCCGACACCTGTCGGCAACTACATGACGGGCCGCGCACGTCGCACTGCGCCCGCGCCGTCAACAAGTCGCCAGGTGTAGTCATGGCAATGTTTTCCCGGTTGGACCGGGCGACGACTCGGTCAGCGATCGCCGAGGTGGGAGGAGCCGACTTTGCTAGGCATGAGCAACCCCCGCAGGGTGCCGTGCTCACCAGACTTCAGGCCGCCGGCCGGGGCAGGCGGCCTGCGCCGCGCCCCCCGCGCGCGCGCAACACCCGGTCCTTCGCCGCGCGCAACGACGGCCCCAGTGGTGATGACTTGAGGCCTTCGAGGGCAGCGCGTCGCGCCAGCCTCATCCGGCGGCGGATCATGTCCGCAGGCACCTCGCCCTCGCATACCGCTACCGAACCGGTCATCGCGCGGCGTTTGTAGTCTTCCTCGCCACGACCCAGGTCGATGCGGTTCAACCCGTTTTCCGGGGCCATTTTGATCAACTCGCGCAGCAGGATCCACCCGGGCGCAAATTCCGCTTGCGACGGCTCGAACACCGGGAACCACCAATGCAGCACGCCGCGGTCGCGAAGCCCGAAATGTGCGGCCAGCAGCGTCTCGTCGGCATAGATTGCGGACAGCGTTCCTCCGAAGCCCTCCACCCTGGTCGTCAGCAGGCGGTGCATGAGCTCCCGGCGGCCTGGCAAGGCGAAGAAGTCGAGCGCGCCGGTCTTCGCATACTGCGCCCGCTTGATCTCGATGAGCCGATCCAGCAGGTCCGGGTCCTGGGCGTCCCACACCAGGCGCACTTCCCCCAGTTCGCGAGCGGCCCTGTCCGTTCGCCGGCGTACCCGCGACATCTTGTCCCGGCCCGCCTTGCTGACCCGCGACAGGTAGGCGTCCAGACCGCCTGTGGTGTCCATGAACGGCGACGGATAGCGCCCCTCGACCCACGGCGCGAACTCGGTGCGCTGCTCCAAGAGATTGTCAAACGTGAAGGCGCGCAACCCGATCGTCCGTACCATTTCCAGCGGGTCGACACGGACGCCCGGGGCCGCGACTGGACCTTGAAAGTCGGCCGCCGGCCAGCCGACGGGCCGCGCCACGCGCCGGGTCACTTGAACGGGGTACCACAGCCGTTCCTCGTGGTCGTGGGTGGCTACCTGGACGTCACCGAATACCGTGTGCACCGCCGTCGCGAAGGACGGGTGAAAGAACGGGCTGTCCAGCGATGGATCTGCCGCGCGCACCTGCTGCCACGAATTGAGTTCCGCCGCATCCAGCTTCCCGAAATCGACCAATTTCCAGGCCACGCAGATCAGCCTAACCGGGCACACCCGAACTTTCGCGCTGTTCGGTCGAAGGCGGCGGCACCGCTGGAAGTCGATCGGTGAGTGCGGAACCGCGTCCCGACTGACCAGTCGCCCAGGGCGAGCGGGTCAGCGTGTGGTCCGGTGTGCTCGAATGACTGACAGCATTACGCCCAGCGCGAGTCCGATGCCGAGCCCGCAGAGGTTGTCGACGACATCCCCACTCTGGCAACCGCGTCCGAGCATCGGTGCCAGCGATTGGATTGCCTCGATGGATGGCGGCAAGGCAAGGACAGCCAACAGCAACCATGCCGTTGCCGGTGATCGATCGACGAGTCCGACCGCCAGGCCCAGCGGTACGAACAGGATTACATTGAGGCTGGTCTCGCCGAGGTATAGGTAGTGGGACAGTGATGCGAATCCTGTGCGCCCGAAATCGCAGCGGCCAAACGCCGACGTTTCACCGATGAAACCATCGGAGTCCGGTGGGATCGTCGCCGAGATTGCGACACCCACCCCCATGAGGAGAAGGAACGCGATCGACCTGCGGGTGCATAGGCGCCGTGCCACACGGCCGGCAAGCGCGAGTGCGATCGCGATCGTGATGGCCAGCCCGGGGAGGAACCACGGCAGGACGCTCGTGAGGATACTGAAGGACTCGCCGGCCGGAGCGATCACCGTGAGCGGTGCCCGAGCGCCCGTTGAAAGCGATATCTGCGAGTCCTCCACAGTGACATTCTGTTCTGGTCTTCCTACTCGATCAGAGCCGGGCCAGCACACGATGGTCGAGACTCGGTGGCGGCGCCATGCACATGCCGCCGACAACCCGTCGAGGATAACTGTCGGATGGCGTATAGGGGGAGAGTCATGGCTAACGAGATGTCCTCCAGATGGTGTCGTTAGCTGAGAATGCAAGCGCGCTCACGTGCCGGCGTAGTACCGTACGTCGTGGGGGCGGATTTGCGCGGGTCGGCAGACCTTCGTCTTGCGTTGTCTCCGGTGGGAGGGATCAAGTACGCATGACAACTCGGATCGCTGACAAGAAGTGCGACGTTCGCGCGGTCGGCTGGGCGTTCTTGCCGCCCCTCAGGTTCTTGTGATGAAGCGCGCGGTCGACGTCGTCGGCGCCGCCGTAGCACTCTTGATCTTGGCCGTGCCGATGCTGGTGATCGCCTGCGTGGTGCAGATCCGCCTGGGAAGCCCGGTGCTGTTCACCCAGGTGCGGCCAGGCCGCGACGGCGTTCCGTTCCGCATGATTAAGTTCCGCACCATGCGCGAGGCGACTGACGCTGCGGGTCGCACGCTGCCAGATGAACAGCGCCTGACGCGCCTTGGGCAAGCATTGCGCGCCACGAGTCTCGACGAGTTGCCGGAACTCTGGAACGTGCTCCGTGGCGATATGAGTCTGGTCGGACCACGGCCGCTTTTGATGGCGTACCTGCCGCTCTACACGCCGGTGCAGGCGCGTCGGCATGAGGTACGCCCGGGGATCACCGGTTGGGCTCAGGTCAACGGCCGCAACGCGTTGAGCTGGGAAGAAAAGTTCGCGCTGGACGTCTGGTATGTCGACCACGCATCGTGCCGTGTCGACCTGAAGATTGTTGTCTTGACGATTTGGAAGACGCTCAGCCGTGATGGCATCACACAGCAGGGACACGCGACGATGCCTGACTTCACCGGTTCGGAACCCCGGCAAAACGTGACACGCAAAGTCACCGGCCGTCAGACATAAGACGATGTAGGAGAACTCACGTGCAACTTTCGTGGAAGACGCTGAATGAGCTCGAGTGCGACTTCGGCGAAGCGTTCTTCCTGCTCGATGTCCAAGCGTTTCGAAAGAACTACGAGGAATTTCTCGACGCATTTCGGGTCATCTATCCGCGAAGCCGAATCGCGTACTCCTACAAGACGAACTACATCCCTCGACTGTGCTGGGAGGTTGACCGGATGGGCGGCTACGCTGAGGTCGTCTCGAGCATGGAGTACGACGTGGCGCTGCGTGTCGGTGTCGATCCGAGGCAGATCATATTCAATGGTCCCTACAAAAGTGAGCACGACCTGGAGCGAGCTCTACTGGCCGGATCTGTCGTCAACCTCGATGCCTACTACGAGGTGGACCTGATCGAAGCCATCGGCCGCCGTCATCCGCAAGCCGAGTTGAAGGTCGGGTTGCGGTGCAATTTCGAACTCGAGGACCACCATTCCTCGAGATTCGGGTTCGATGCCGGAGCCGGCGGCGATCTGTACGAGGCGCTCAAACGACTTGAGAGCATTGATAATTGCGTCGTGGCGGGGCTCCACTGCCACTTCTCCAGCGGACATCGCAGCGTCGAGTCCTATGTTCGGCGCACCCGCCGCCTGCTCGAGTTGTCCGCGAGTTGCTTCCCGCGCCAGCCGCCGCACTTCATCGATGTCGGAGGCGGCTACTTCAGCAAGATGAGCCCGGAACTGCGAAGCCAGTTTCCAGGCCCGGTCCCGAGCTACGGGGAGTACTCCGCCGCAATTGCTTCCGAGGTCGCTGCTGCCTACCCCGGTGCCGACGGGCCGGAACTGATCCTGGAGCCGGGATCCGCGCTCACCTCCGACGTGATGTGTTTTGTGGCCAAAGTCGTTGCACGAAAGCGGGTCCGCACCCGCGAGCTCGCTCTGGTCGCGGGCAGCATCCACAACATCAAGCCGACCCTTCATGGCAAGCAGCTCCCGATGACCGTGGTGAGTGCCGCCGACCTCCCAGACGAATCACACGGCGAGCGCCCGGCCGACATCGTGGGCTACACCTGTATGGAGCATGACTGTCTGCAGCGCGGCTACCGTCAGCGGGTCCGACCGGGGGACTATGTCGTATTCCAGAACGTGGGCGCCTACACCGTCGTCATGAAGCCGCCGTTCATCCGCCCGGCACCGGCCATTCTCGTTCTCGACGACAAGAACTCCGTTGAGGTGGCGCGCCGCGCGGAATGTTGGGATGACCTGTTCGGCGCCTTCATCTTTCCGAACCAGCCGGAACCGGCACTACCACCGAGACCGCCAGGCGCGGTGTGAGGACGCGCATCGATGAACGTGCTGTTGACATGTGCCGGCCGCCGGAACTACCTGGTGGAGTTCTTCCGAGCCGCGCTTGACGGGGGCGGGCAGGTGTACGCCGCCGACTGCAGCAAGGACGCTCCGGCACTGCAAGAAGCTGATCGCTCCTTCGTCGTGCCCCCGGTCACTCATCCCGGGTACATCGAGCACATGCTCGAGCTCTGTCACGCCCAGGCGGTCCAGGTTCTGGTGCCACTGAACGATGTGGAGCTCCCCCTGCTCGCCCGCAATCGCGAACGGTTCGGCGTCGGAGGAACGCTCGCGTTGGTGTCGTCGCCCGACGTCATCGATACCTGCTTCGACAAGTGGGCGACGACCCGCTTTCTGAAGAGTTGCGGTATTGCCAGCCCGAGCACCTATCTCACGGTGCGCGAGGCACAAACGGCCCTCCATCAGCGGAAGATCGCATTCCCGCTCGTGGTCAAGCCACGCTGGGGCAGCGCCTCCATCGGCATCGTGTACGTCGAGCGGGCCGAAGATCTGGCGCCGGCGTACCAGCTGATCAAGCATCAGCTGGCAAGTACCGTTCTCGCCGAGGCGAGTTCCCGCGATCTGGACCACGCCGTTTTGATCCAGCAACGCCTGCCGGGCCAGGAGTTCAGTCTCGACGTCGTGAACGACTTGGGCGGCCACCATGTCGCCACCTTTGCCCGCCGCAAGCTCGCGATGCGCGCTGGCGAGACGGACCGTGCCGTCACCGTCGACAGCCACGAATTTGATCGGCTAGGTGCCGTCATCGGCCAACAGCTCGGCCACACAGGCAATCTCGACTGTGACGTCTTTCAGACCGAAGATCAGCTGTATGTGCTGGAGCTCAACCCGCGCTTCGGTGGCGGCTACCCGTTCTCCCACGCGGCCGGCGCCGACCTACCGGCGGCACTCGTGGCATGGGCGTCCGGCACAGCGCACGACCCGCGCTGGTTGCATCCGCGTCCAGGGGTGACCACCGCCAAAACCGATCGGCTGGTGACTATGAACTGAGGAGTAGACATGGTTCGTCTCGTCCACGTCACCACGGTGCCCGATTCGCTCGCGTTCTTCCACGGGCAGGTCGGCTACCTAAAGGCGCGGGGCGTAGATGTGTGGGCACTGTCCTCGCCGGGCGAGATGCTCGACCAGTTCGCCACAGACGAGGACATCCCGGTCCACGGCCTGGCAATGGCGCGGCGTATCACGCCGCTGCGCGATCTGGCTACCACCGCCCGGCTGTGGCGCTGGCTGCGCGAGGTACGGCCCGACATCGTCAACGCCCACACGCCCAAAGCCGGGCTACTCGGCATGCTGGGGGCCTGGTTGGCGAGGGTACCGGTGCGGGTCTACCACCTGCACGGCTTGCCGCTCATGACGGCTACGGGGCTCAAACGGCAGCTGCTGCGGTGGACCGAGAGGGTCTCGTGCCTGCTGGCGGACCAGGTGCTCTGTGTCAGCGCCTCGCTCCGTTCGGTCGCGTTGGCGGAGGGTTTGTGCCAGCCGGACAAGATCAAGGTTCTCCACCACGGCAGCATCAAAGGCGTCGATGCCGAAACAGTTTTCAACCCAGCGTTTCTCGTCGGCTCAGTGCGTGCCGCCACCCGCACAAGATATGGCATCCCGCTCGAGGCGGAAGTCATCGGCTTCGTGGGCCGGGTGGTCCGTGACAAAGGGCTTGTCCAGCTGGTCGAGTCGTGGCAGACCCTTTCCGCGGAGCGCCGACAGTTGCACCTCTTGGTGGTCGGCCCCCTTGAGCCGCAGGATCCGTTACCTCCCGAGGCGGAGGAGCTGCTACGCACTGACTCGCGCATTCACCTGACTGGCATGCAAACCGACACGCCACCGCTGTACGCGGCGATGGATGTGGTGGTGCTGCCTACGTACCGAGAGGGATTCGGCGAGGTGGCGATCGAAGCCGCTGCGATGGAGCTGCCGGTCGTCGCCTCCTCGGTCGCTGGGTGTGTGGATGCCGTGCAGGACGGTGTGACAGGAACTCTGGTACCGCCTCGCGATTCAGCCGTCCTGACCGAAGCGATTCGCGGTTACCTGCTCGATCCGGATCTGCGGCGTCGGCATGGTGTGGCCGGGCGCGAACGAGTGCTGCGAGAGTTTCGGCCGGAGGACATCTGGGACGCGCTGTACACCGAATACACCCGGCTGCTGAGATTGCACGAATACATCTGAGCCGCAGACTATTTGCGGAAGCAACAAAGTGATTCCCCGGCTGTATGGAGCGCCTCGGAGTTTCTCACTCGCGGAGTCGATTGTTTGCAAGTGTGACTGCGGTAGGGCAGCTGTCGGAGTTACTCTCACGGGATGACTTCGATGGTGAGCGACGGCATTCGACTGATCCGCTCCAGCACCGGACGCCGCAGAGTGTTGGAGGGCATCCGAGTCCGGCTCTACTGGCGCCGCGATGCAGTCGGGCTGCGTCGAGACGTGAGTGTGCCCTTCGCCGCACCCCCGGCAAAGATCCCGGTCACTGTGCGGCGGTTACGGCCCGACGACGACCTCGCGTTCATAGCGGAAGATCCCGACCTCCCGCCACAGGAGGCGGCTGAGCGTGATTCCCGGCGCGAGCTCCTGAGGGCCGACATTCCAACGTGTTGGATCGCTGTGGATTCCGAGGGCACGGGGTGCTACATGCAATGGCTGATCGAGGCGCGCGACAACGCACGCATCCAGGCGTTCTGGCCAGGGTTGTTCCCCGAGCTCAAACCAGGCGAAGCGCTACTGGAGGCCGCCTACACGGGGGACGGCCATCGCGGAAAGGGGATCATGGCGCACGCTATGGCCCTGATCGCGGAACAAGCGCGCGACCTCGGTGTGCAGCACGTGATCACCTTTGTCAGTAATGACAACATTGCGTCGCTGAAGGGTTGCGAGAGAGCCGGGTTCGCCCCTTATGTCAATCGCCGGGAAAGCTGGACCCTGTTCCGGCCGCGTGTCCGCTTCCAGCCTCTTGCCTGAACACCACTCCGCCCTGCTCGGAAAGGGTCGCGAGCCGCCTCACCCTTCCCGTGGCGCGGCGTCGACCTGACAACCTGTTGTGCTCAGGATGAATTCGTCGCCCACCGACCCGGATCACGGGTGACCGTTGCGCCGCCGAGAGGGTTTGGGTGACGAGTTAGACGAGTAGCCGAGTCTTTGCACCCACAGGTGGGTATTCTCAGGCCGATGCGAGCACTGGTCACCGGGGCTGCCGGATTCGTCGGGTCGACGCTAGTCGATCGACTCGTTGCCGATGGGCACAGTGTCGTGGGTCTAGACAACTTCGCCTCCGGGCGGGCGACCAATCTCGAGCACTTGGCCGACGACATCAGCTTCTCCCTCGTCGAAGCCGACATCGTGGATTCCGACCTGGATTCGATCCTTGCGCAGCACATTCCAGAGGTGGTCTTTCACCTCGCGGCGCAGATCGATGTTCGGCAGTCGGTGTCGGATCCGGCATTCGACTGCTCGGTCAACGTCCTCGGTACT from Mycobacterium sp. DL includes:
- a CDS encoding polysaccharide biosynthesis tyrosine autokinase, with the protein product MANYLVIAVFAEAVAAIESVKTEGGSQLSMRENLQLLSHGKWWIAAGLVFGMLAGQWIALTTVPSYVASTTLYFSAIEGGGEPGQVYQGALLAEQKARAYAQLMLSGRVLDEVANDTTGPCQPGCGPIDASAITVQSSAGNPTLVVKVTDSSPERAAMVANTLAEKTSILVEELERPRDRRLSTVTTLRVVAPAEVPTTPSSPNLKLDVVVGGLVGTFLGLMAALIRRNLDKSVRTREDLEELTGLTLLGTIPDDKRSRSASILPDEPRGQIAEAVRQLRVNLRSAGLGSSCRSMLVTSAVAGEGKTQIVCNLAAAIGLEGDRVLLIDANLRQPRVGNFLRVDPPLGLSTVLHGDCRLEEAVQSWRGGLFDLLTSGPIPENPSELLGSIELMLNEVESRYDVILIDSPALLPVADASVLARACDAALLVVKHGRTSASDVNDALAALRAVSARVLGCAFSAGPKRKRALPATDPELQGQPTRSQVRQEVPVHTATSPNGQQSDEGTHGRLANSDRIPKVP
- a CDS encoding sugar transferase yields the protein MKRAVDVVGAAVALLILAVPMLVIACVVQIRLGSPVLFTQVRPGRDGVPFRMIKFRTMREATDAAGRTLPDEQRLTRLGQALRATSLDELPELWNVLRGDMSLVGPRPLLMAYLPLYTPVQARRHEVRPGITGWAQVNGRNALSWEEKFALDVWYVDHASCRVDLKIVVLTIWKTLSRDGITQQGHATMPDFTGSEPRQNVTRKVTGRQT
- a CDS encoding PIG-L family deacetylase → MNFQNAILVVAHPDDEILWFSSILSHCKGVLVCFGASFTSQQRWDSGRSALMEEYPLTKVRFLKLRESDAFATADWGNPKQVDSGLELPRGRSSVYEKNATRLLRVLEGELTHESLVVTHNPWGEYGHEEHVQVFRTLARLKQKIGFDLYVNSYVSNKSIQLMSKCAHSLDGNPSMRQTDKALAHRLRALYLENDCWTWIVDYDWPTYESFYRVIEPVDETVPGTRASVPLNYIPGNFNQSPLRKLASKALPTTVKSLIKHVSPGE
- a CDS encoding GNAT family N-acetyltransferase; translation: MTSMVSDGIRLIRSSTGRRRVLEGIRVRLYWRRDAVGLRRDVSVPFAAPPAKIPVTVRRLRPDDDLAFIAEDPDLPPQEAAERDSRRELLRADIPTCWIAVDSEGTGCYMQWLIEARDNARIQAFWPGLFPELKPGEALLEAAYTGDGHRGKGIMAHAMALIAEQARDLGVQHVITFVSNDNIASLKGCERAGFAPYVNRRESWTLFRPRVRFQPLA
- a CDS encoding glycosyltransferase family 4 protein, which gives rise to MVRLVHVTTVPDSLAFFHGQVGYLKARGVDVWALSSPGEMLDQFATDEDIPVHGLAMARRITPLRDLATTARLWRWLREVRPDIVNAHTPKAGLLGMLGAWLARVPVRVYHLHGLPLMTATGLKRQLLRWTERVSCLLADQVLCVSASLRSVALAEGLCQPDKIKVLHHGSIKGVDAETVFNPAFLVGSVRAATRTRYGIPLEAEVIGFVGRVVRDKGLVQLVESWQTLSAERRQLHLLVVGPLEPQDPLPPEAEELLRTDSRIHLTGMQTDTPPLYAAMDVVVLPTYREGFGEVAIEAAAMELPVVASSVAGCVDAVQDGVTGTLVPPRDSAVLTEAIRGYLLDPDLRRRHGVAGRERVLREFRPEDIWDALYTEYTRLLRLHEYI
- a CDS encoding ATP-grasp domain-containing protein encodes the protein MNVLLTCAGRRNYLVEFFRAALDGGGQVYAADCSKDAPALQEADRSFVVPPVTHPGYIEHMLELCHAQAVQVLVPLNDVELPLLARNRERFGVGGTLALVSSPDVIDTCFDKWATTRFLKSCGIASPSTYLTVREAQTALHQRKIAFPLVVKPRWGSASIGIVYVERAEDLAPAYQLIKHQLASTVLAEASSRDLDHAVLIQQRLPGQEFSLDVVNDLGGHHVATFARRKLAMRAGETDRAVTVDSHEFDRLGAVIGQQLGHTGNLDCDVFQTEDQLYVLELNPRFGGGYPFSHAAGADLPAALVAWASGTAHDPRWLHPRPGVTTAKTDRLVTMN
- a CDS encoding GNAT family N-acetyltransferase codes for the protein MAWKLVDFGKLDAAELNSWQQVRAADPSLDSPFFHPSFATAVHTVFGDVQVATHDHEERLWYPVQVTRRVARPVGWPAADFQGPVAAPGVRVDPLEMVRTIGLRAFTFDNLLEQRTEFAPWVEGRYPSPFMDTTGGLDAYLSRVSKAGRDKMSRVRRRTDRAARELGEVRLVWDAQDPDLLDRLIEIKRAQYAKTGALDFFALPGRRELMHRLLTTRVEGFGGTLSAIYADETLLAAHFGLRDRGVLHWWFPVFEPSQAEFAPGWILLRELIKMAPENGLNRIDLGRGEEDYKRRAMTGSVAVCEGEVPADMIRRRMRLARRAALEGLKSSPLGPSLRAAKDRVLRARGGRGAGRLPRPAA
- a CDS encoding VanZ family protein, which gives rise to MEDSQISLSTGARAPLTVIAPAGESFSILTSVLPWFLPGLAITIAIALALAGRVARRLCTRRSIAFLLLMGVGVAISATIPPDSDGFIGETSAFGRCDFGRTGFASLSHYLYLGETSLNVILFVPLGLAVGLVDRSPATAWLLLAVLALPPSIEAIQSLAPMLGRGCQSGDVVDNLCGLGIGLALGVMLSVIRAHRTTR